The window TTAGCAATCTTTGTTTTCTATTTATAATGATTTGTTTTAAAATATTAAAAGTCTATCAAGGCTGTAGACATAAGCGATACTCCTTTTTTGTCACTTTTTATAAATGGTATATTTGTGTTCCGCGTTGTTTGCCTAAATATGATCCTTTGATCAAATGCAAAATCCTAAAAAGCTCATAGAGAAAAACCGAACAAGTCATGGCTTTCGGCTTGACACCTGATTTCCCATGGATTAAAATACTATTATGTGTGGCCGGTTGCGGCTCCCGCCCCGTTGTCGCAGTCAGGCACCCAGGCTTTAAGGGAGGTTTACAAAAAAATGAAGACAACATTCATGGCCAAGCCAGCTGAAATACAGCGCAAATGGTATGTCATAGATGCTGAAGGAAAGGCCCTTGGTCGTGTGGCTGCAGAAGCTGCTCGCATCTTACGTGGCAAACATACTCCTATGTTTACCCCCCACGTAGACACCGGGGACCATGTTATTATTTTGAATGCTGATAAGGTAATCCTTACCGGTAACAAACTTGATCAAAAGATGTACACCCGGCACAGTGGTTATCCCGGAGGTCTGAAACAGACTTCCTACCGCAAGATGATGGATAAACGCCCGGAACTGATTGTGGAAAAGGCCGTCAAAGGCATGCTGCCCCACAACCGTTTGGGAACTCAGCAGGCTACCAAACTGAAAGTTTACCAGGGTGTTGAACATCCCCATCAGGCTCAAAAGCCGGAAGTGTGGAACTTTTAATTATTAAGTCTTGACCGGAAGGAGGAAATATTGTGGCTCAAGTACAGTTTTATGGAACCGGCCGTCGGAAGAATGCAGTGGCCAGGGTTTACCTGGTACCCGGTGAAGGCAAGGTTCTGGTAAATAGTAAGCAGGTTCTGGACTATTTTGGACGTAAAACGCTGGATATGGTGGTGCGCCAGCCCCTGGAGCTCACCAATACCGTGGGTCGCTTTGACGTGATGTGTAAAGTGATCGGCGGCGGCGTTAGCGGTCAGGCCGGTGCGGTAAGACACGGTATTGCCCGGGCCTTGATTCAGGCTGACCCCAATTTGCGTCCCATTTTAAAGCGTGCCGGTTTCTTAACCCGCGACCCTCGTATGAAAGAGCGTCGTAAATACGGTCTTAAGAAAGCCCGCCGGGCGCCTCAGTTCTCGAAACGTTAAATATCTCAAATTAAAGGAAGGCATCCGCCTTCCTTTTTGTACTTTTAGGTATGGGTGTGAGGTGATGAGGGATGTTGCAAAAGGCTAGGGAGATCCTAAAAAAATACTATGGTTATTCCTCCTTTCGAAGCGGTCAGGAAGAAATCATTAATCGTGTTTTACAAGGAAAGGATACCCTGGGGATCATGCCTACGGGCGGGGGAAAGTCCATTTGTTATCAGGTGCCGGCATTGCTGTTTCCCGGAACCACGCTGGTGATTTCACCTTTAATTTCTCTGATGAAGGATCAGGTGGACGCCCTCCATAGTCTGGGAATCCCGGCTGCCTATATTAACAGTTCCCTGGATTATGAAGAAGCGGCGGAAAGAATCCGGCAGGCAGGGCGCGGAAGATACAAGCTGCTATATGTGGCTCCGGAGCGTTTGGAAGCGAAGGGCTTTTTGGCCCGCATGCAATCGCTGCCCATCTCCCTGGTGGCGGTGGATGAGGCCCACTGTGTCTCCCAATGGGGACACGACTTCCGGACCAGCTATCTGGCCATTGCCCCCTTCATCCAAGAGCTGCCCCGCAGACCGGTGGTAACGGCCTTTACGGCCACCGCCACCGAAGAGGTAACCCGGGATATGGTCCGGCTGCTCTCATTAAAAGAGCCCAGGATTTATATCACGGGATTTAATCGTGAAAACTTAACCTTTTCGGTTATCCGGGGAGAAAACAAAAGGGACTTCCTAACCCATTACCTGGCCAATCATGCCAACCAGGCAGGCATTATCTACGCGGCCACCCGCAAGGAAGTGGACAACCTCCATCACTGGCTGAAACAAAAAGGGCATGCTGTGGGTAAATATCATGCGGGATTGGGTGATCAGGAAAGAGCCCACAACCAGGAAATGTTTTTATACGACGACATCCGTATCATGGTGGCCACCAATGCTTTTGGCATGGGGATTGATAAATCCAACGTACGCTATGTCATCCATTACAACATGCCGAAAAACATGGAGGCTTATTATCAGGAAGCCGGCCGGGCCGGCCGGGACGGGGAGCCCGGCCAGTGCATCCTGCTATTCGGCGCCCAGGATATCCAAGTACAAAAATTCCTCATTGAACAAAGCCCCATATCTCCGGAAAGAAAAACACAGGAATATAAAAAGCTGCAGGGCATGGTGGATTACTGCCATACAACCCGCTGCTTACGGCAAACCATCCTAAAATATTTTGGGGAAGAAACGGTTCCCGAAAAATGCGGCAACTGCAGCAATTGCAATGATAACAGCCAGCTTACGGACATTACGGTGGAGGCGCAAAAGATTTTTTCCTGCATCTGGCGCATGAAAGAACAGTACGGCGCTTCCCTGGTGGCGGATGTTCTCAAGGGCTCCCAGAGCAAAAGAGTAAAGCAGTATGGTTTTCATCAGTTATCCACTTACGGCTTATTGAAGGAGTACACCGTTAAACAAATCACCGATTTGATCCATGTACTGATTGCCGAGGGCTATCTTTTTTTGACCGAAAGCCAATATCCGGTGGTTCAACTTCTGCCCAAGGCCTTTGCCGTCCTGAAGGGTCAGGAGAAAGTCTTACAAAAGATAAGGCAAAAAGAACAGGTCAAGGATATAGAGGATGATTTATTTGAAAAACTTCGCAGTTTGCGCAAGGAGCTTTCCCAGAGAAACAAAGTCCCTCCCTATATTATTTTTCCGGACAGCACCCTGAGGGAGATGAGTCAACACTGCCCCGCAGATCAAGGGGCCATGCTGGCCATCAAAGGGGTGGGACAGGCAAAATTCCAACAATACGGACAAGAGTTCCTGAAGCTGATTCAGCAATATGTTCAGGAAAAAGGTATTTCTTTAGAAAAGGAGCGAGCCTCTAGCGGGGAGCCGGACCAGGAAAAGGAACCGCCCAGTCACGTGATCACCTGGAAGCTGCTGCAAAAAGGCTATTCCCTCCCGGAGATTGCCCGGGAAAGGAATTTGAAGCCGGTTACCATCCAAGACCACCTGATTCGCTGCGGCCTGGAAGGTTACGATATTCCCTGGGATACCTTGATTCCTCAAAAATATGAAGCCCTTATCCTGCAAAAGATTGAAGAACTGGGCGCCGATAAGCTTAAACCGCTCAAGGAGCAGCTTCCGGACGAAGTGGATTACATGGCCATTAAAGCGGTTTTATGCAAGCACAAAGTAGCCTGGAAAATAGGGGCCAGCAACAGATGAGGGGCTTATATCAACAAATGAATTATTACTGCAAATAACCACTGTTTAACAGTGGTTATTTTATATCCAGGGATCGGATCCGTTGCTTCTATTTACCAAATTTCCTGCATACCATTTCCAGTAGAAGACTTGTACTAAGGAGTGGTAGGCGTGTCTGTGTTTGTAGGAGCCTTTCGATTAAAGAAAAGAGTTCTATTGGGTCTTTTGCTGCTATTGTTCATTCTGGTGCAGATGTATAAGATGTCCACCGCCCTATGGGCGGAAAAGAATGTGGAGGCCTTGTCCCCGGTTATGGTTAATAAGCTGATTGTGGTGGATCCCGGGCATGGTGGACGGGACCCGGGAAAGATTGGTGTCAGCGGGGTTCCGGAGAAAGAAATCAATCTGGAAGTATCCAAACGATTGGCCACGGTGCTGGGACAAATGGGTGCGGCGGTCATTTTAACCAGGGACAGCGATGTGGATTTAAGCGACTCCTCGGCCAGCGGCTGGCAGGGAAAGAAAAGGCAGGATCTATCCAGGCGTGTGGCCATGGCCAATGATCGAAAGGCGGATTTATATATCAGCGTTCACTGCAACGCCTTTCCGGGAAAAAAGGAACACGGGGCCCAGGTTTTTTCTCATCCGCAGTCTCCGGAAAGTAAGATTCTGGCAGAGTGCATTCAAGGGGAAATGGCCCGGATTCTTGGCAACACCACAAGAAAGGCCAAACAGGTGGATTACTACGCCATTCGAAAAACAACCATGCCGGCGACCATTGTGGAAATCGGCTTTATTACCAATCCAACAGAGGAAAAACTACTGCTGGATCCCCTGTACCAGAGTAAAGTGGCCTGGAGTATCACTGCAGGCATTGTAAAATACTTCGCTGAGGGGCAGTCCCAAGAGGAACCCGGGGCCAAAGCCAATGAAGACGTAATAAAAACCTTTCAACAACAGCCAGGGGAGTTTATTCCTGCTCCCTGATTTAAAGGGTAGCATAAAAAAGCAAAGCGAGCTTTTTCCGGCAGCCGATGGTGAAATCCATGAACCGGCGCATATTGTAAAGCATAGAATGGAACATTAAGTAAGACACCTTTTTTCGAGGAGGAAAAAAATCTTGATTTATTTTGACTCTGCGGCAACCTCTTGGCCCAAACCACCGGAAGTCTGGCAAGCCATGGAACACTTTATCAAAGAAGTGGGGGCAAGCCCCGGGCGGGCCGGGCACAAGCTTACGGTGACGGCAAACAAGATTGTGGATGAAACCAGGCAGCAGTTGGCTGACCTTTTTAGTATTAGAAATCATGAAAGAATTATTTTTACCTTAAACGCTACGGATAGTTTAAATTTAGCCATAAAAGGATTGCTGCAGCCCGGGGACCATGTGATTACCAGTTCCATGGAGCATAATTCCGTAACCAGACCCCTCTATACCATGGAAAGTTACGGTGTTCAGGTCACCAAGATCATGTGCAATCAACAGGGGGATATGGATATCCGGGAGATGGAAAAAGCCATTTTGCCCAATACCAAAGCCATTATCCTGACCCATGCCTCCAATGTCACCGGAACCATTATGCCGGTGGAAGAGATTGGCCGGCTGGCGGCTCAATACCAACTGCATTTTATTATGGATGCGGCCCAAACCGCCGGGACCATAAGGATTGATGTAAAGAAACTGAATCTCAGCATCTTGACTTTTCCCGGACATAAAAGCCTCTATGGCCCCCAGGGCACAGGGGGACTTTATATTCGTGAAGATGTAAACCTGCGCACCCTCCGGGAAGGAGGCACCGGCAGCGGCTCGGAAACACCCACTCAGCCCAGCATGATGCCGGAGCGGTATGAAAGCGGAACCTTAAATGCGGTGGGTATCGCGGGCCTGGGAGCGGGAGTAAAATTTATCCGCAAAACAGGCCTCGAGAAAATCAGAGAGCGGGAAATGGATTTAACCAAACGGTTTTTGCAAGGGGCAGCGGCGATTAGAGAACTAAAAGTCTATGGCAAGCAGACAACAGACCAGAGAGTGTCGGTGGTTGCCTTTAAAATAGAGGGCTATAAAGCTAGTGAGGTGGGAGAAATACTGGATAAGGAATACAATATCGCCTGCCGGGCCGGATTACATTGTGCCCCGGATGCCCATCAAACCCTGGGAACCTTTCAGGAGAAGCTGGTGCGGTTTAGTTTTTCTTATTTTAACAAACCCGAAGAAGTGGATTTTGCCCTGGATGCCCTGCGGAAAATTGCCTCCGATAAGCCGAAGATCGGAACACTGCCCGTAGGGAAATAGATTTTATGACATGAATCAATCACAGGAGTCTTATTTTCCTGTGATTTTTTGTTTGCGTGGAGATAAAGTCAAGCACTGGAGGGTTAAAGAGATGTCATAAAAGGGGAGCATGGCTTTGCTATTTGGTGATCTTTTTATCCAATACAGCCACATGGACCAATATTCGGACCAGGGCCTCATGAAGTTCCGGAGGAATTTCTGCGCCCATACCCAGTTCAGACAGGGTTTGAGCCAAGGTTGGGTCTTGGTACAGAGGCGTCAGCGGGGCCCGGTTCGCCTGATCTGGAGAAACTGTCTTTTCCCGGTTCCTGTTCATGGCTACACCTGCACATTCAGCAGAAAATGAGCTTCTGCGGCTGGAAAATCAGGGTCCAGATCGGCAATACCGCGGATTCCCGGCTGGGTGCGGCAGGAGAGAATAACCGACGGGTAGCCTACTTCCGATAATTCCTCCTGCAGGGCGGTGGAGGCGGCCCGGAAAGCTTCGGCGGCTTCATTGTTTTCCGTAATGCACTGGACCGAAAGCAATTTACCCGGCTGGGCGGCCAGAGTAAACCATAGTTGTCCCAGGAGGTCGGTATGGATGCTGAATAAAACCTTAACTTCTCCGTTTTCTTCGGTCTTGGCTGAAAAATCCCGGAGCTTATAATAAAACCGGGCGTCCTCATAGATCTGAGAACGAAGGGGAAGGGGAACGTAGGACAGTTCATCCTGCCGGTTGGCCGGGGCTGCTTCCGGTTGAGGAAGGTTCTTGGCCCCGGGGGTTTTGACGGCATTTGAGGTTTCACCGGGCATCTTGCCCCCCAAAATAAAGGGCTGCTGCTGAATTTTGTCCACCGGTTTGCCGGGGCTTACCTTTATGCTATCGGTCCGGAGTAAAGCGGACATCACTCGATCAATCATCAACAATCCCCCCTTTTTCCAGTATACCTTCGACATTTGTAAATTTGTTCCTTCTATTGTACCGATTCCGGCAGGAATTTGCCCTGTACACCCGAAAAATGTTACACAAGGTGAAATAAGCGGTAAAAATGAAAGGATTTTGCCTTATTCTGCAGTGTCCAGG is drawn from Desulforamulus ruminis DSM 2154 and contains these coding sequences:
- a CDS encoding N-acetylmuramoyl-L-alanine amidase family protein, with translation MSVFVGAFRLKKRVLLGLLLLLFILVQMYKMSTALWAEKNVEALSPVMVNKLIVVDPGHGGRDPGKIGVSGVPEKEINLEVSKRLATVLGQMGAAVILTRDSDVDLSDSSASGWQGKKRQDLSRRVAMANDRKADLYISVHCNAFPGKKEHGAQVFSHPQSPESKILAECIQGEMARILGNTTRKAKQVDYYAIRKTTMPATIVEIGFITNPTEEKLLLDPLYQSKVAWSITAGIVKYFAEGQSQEEPGAKANEDVIKTFQQQPGEFIPAP
- a CDS encoding aminotransferase class V-fold PLP-dependent enzyme is translated as MIYFDSAATSWPKPPEVWQAMEHFIKEVGASPGRAGHKLTVTANKIVDETRQQLADLFSIRNHERIIFTLNATDSLNLAIKGLLQPGDHVITSSMEHNSVTRPLYTMESYGVQVTKIMCNQQGDMDIREMEKAILPNTKAIILTHASNVTGTIMPVEEIGRLAAQYQLHFIMDAAQTAGTIRIDVKKLNLSILTFPGHKSLYGPQGTGGLYIREDVNLRTLREGGTGSGSETPTQPSMMPERYESGTLNAVGIAGLGAGVKFIRKTGLEKIREREMDLTKRFLQGAAAIRELKVYGKQTTDQRVSVVAFKIEGYKASEVGEILDKEYNIACRAGLHCAPDAHQTLGTFQEKLVRFSFSYFNKPEEVDFALDALRKIASDKPKIGTLPVGK
- a CDS encoding flagellar hook-length control protein FliK encodes the protein MIDRVMSALLRTDSIKVSPGKPVDKIQQQPFILGGKMPGETSNAVKTPGAKNLPQPEAAPANRQDELSYVPLPLRSQIYEDARFYYKLRDFSAKTEENGEVKVLFSIHTDLLGQLWFTLAAQPGKLLSVQCITENNEAAEAFRAASTALQEELSEVGYPSVILSCRTQPGIRGIADLDPDFPAAEAHFLLNVQV
- the recQ gene encoding DNA helicase RecQ, producing MLQKAREILKKYYGYSSFRSGQEEIINRVLQGKDTLGIMPTGGGKSICYQVPALLFPGTTLVISPLISLMKDQVDALHSLGIPAAYINSSLDYEEAAERIRQAGRGRYKLLYVAPERLEAKGFLARMQSLPISLVAVDEAHCVSQWGHDFRTSYLAIAPFIQELPRRPVVTAFTATATEEVTRDMVRLLSLKEPRIYITGFNRENLTFSVIRGENKRDFLTHYLANHANQAGIIYAATRKEVDNLHHWLKQKGHAVGKYHAGLGDQERAHNQEMFLYDDIRIMVATNAFGMGIDKSNVRYVIHYNMPKNMEAYYQEAGRAGRDGEPGQCILLFGAQDIQVQKFLIEQSPISPERKTQEYKKLQGMVDYCHTTRCLRQTILKYFGEETVPEKCGNCSNCNDNSQLTDITVEAQKIFSCIWRMKEQYGASLVADVLKGSQSKRVKQYGFHQLSTYGLLKEYTVKQITDLIHVLIAEGYLFLTESQYPVVQLLPKAFAVLKGQEKVLQKIRQKEQVKDIEDDLFEKLRSLRKELSQRNKVPPYIIFPDSTLREMSQHCPADQGAMLAIKGVGQAKFQQYGQEFLKLIQQYVQEKGISLEKERASSGEPDQEKEPPSHVITWKLLQKGYSLPEIARERNLKPVTIQDHLIRCGLEGYDIPWDTLIPQKYEALILQKIEELGADKLKPLKEQLPDEVDYMAIKAVLCKHKVAWKIGASNR
- the rplM gene encoding 50S ribosomal protein L13, whose protein sequence is MKTTFMAKPAEIQRKWYVIDAEGKALGRVAAEAARILRGKHTPMFTPHVDTGDHVIILNADKVILTGNKLDQKMYTRHSGYPGGLKQTSYRKMMDKRPELIVEKAVKGMLPHNRLGTQQATKLKVYQGVEHPHQAQKPEVWNF
- the rpsI gene encoding 30S ribosomal protein S9, with translation MAQVQFYGTGRRKNAVARVYLVPGEGKVLVNSKQVLDYFGRKTLDMVVRQPLELTNTVGRFDVMCKVIGGGVSGQAGAVRHGIARALIQADPNLRPILKRAGFLTRDPRMKERRKYGLKKARRAPQFSKR